In the Negativicutes bacterium genome, one interval contains:
- the rpmF gene encoding 50S ribosomal protein L32 — protein MGAVPKSKTSKARRDSRRANSFRLGVPGLAECPQCHKPKLSHRVCPNCGYYNGKEVVTVQE, from the coding sequence ATGGGTGCTGTTCCCAAAAGCAAAACATCCAAGGCTCGCCGTGACAGTCGTCGTGCCAACAGTTTCCGTCTGGGCGTTCCCGGATTAGCAGAATGCCCCCAATGCCACAAACCAAAACTATCCCATCGTGTATGTCCCAATTGCGGATACTACAACGGTAAGGAAGTTGTTACCGTACAGGAATAA
- the plsX gene encoding phosphate acyltransferase PlsX, translating into MKRISLDCMGGDHAPKAIVQGAVSAAAEFGLDLLLVGDEYAIGKELSVLHTKGLKIEIVPTTQVIGFEDAPALAVRRMKDSSMVVAHRLVKEGRAEAVFSAGNTGALLACGLFVLGRMQGVERPALAPLLPTVDHKAVLLLDSGANAEAKANHLLQFGLMGSKYMQFARQVENPRVGLINIGTEEEKGSPLYQEAYQLLKKARLNFVGNLEARELFTGTVDVAVCDGFTGNVILKLTEGLAVTFSEMIKQELYADQRGKLGGLLIKPAMHRFKNRLDYSEYGAAPLLGVNGICLKGHGSSEARAIYSALRAANGFIESNIIEEFRQIMAQNESE; encoded by the coding sequence ATGAAACGAATTTCACTGGATTGTATGGGTGGGGATCATGCTCCGAAAGCGATTGTGCAGGGCGCTGTATCGGCGGCGGCTGAATTCGGCTTGGATTTGCTGCTGGTAGGAGATGAGTATGCGATCGGCAAAGAACTTTCCGTGCTGCATACGAAAGGTTTGAAAATTGAAATCGTTCCAACTACGCAGGTGATTGGTTTTGAAGATGCGCCGGCGCTGGCGGTGCGTCGGATGAAAGATTCTTCCATGGTGGTAGCGCACCGTTTGGTGAAAGAGGGGAGGGCGGAAGCCGTTTTTTCCGCCGGCAATACAGGCGCCCTCCTGGCTTGCGGCTTATTTGTTTTAGGCCGCATGCAGGGTGTGGAACGCCCTGCCCTGGCGCCGTTGCTGCCGACCGTGGATCACAAAGCTGTTTTATTGTTGGATTCCGGCGCCAATGCCGAAGCAAAGGCGAATCATCTGTTGCAATTTGGTTTGATGGGCAGCAAATATATGCAGTTTGCCCGCCAAGTGGAAAACCCAAGAGTCGGGCTGATCAACATTGGTACGGAAGAAGAAAAAGGCAGTCCGCTCTATCAGGAAGCGTATCAGCTGCTGAAAAAAGCCAGGCTCAATTTTGTCGGCAATCTGGAAGCCAGAGAACTCTTTACCGGAACGGTCGATGTGGCCGTCTGCGACGGCTTTACCGGCAACGTGATTTTAAAGCTGACAGAAGGATTAGCCGTGACGTTTTCCGAAATGATAAAGCAGGAACTCTATGCGGATCAGCGTGGCAAGCTGGGTGGTCTGCTGATCAAACCGGCAATGCACCGTTTTAAAAATCGCCTGGATTACAGCGAATACGGAGCCGCTCCCTTGCTTGGGGTGAATGGAATCTGCCTGAAGGGTCACGGTTCTTCCGAGGCCAGGGCGATTTATTCCGCCCTGCGCGCCGCCAACGGATTTATTGAAAGCAATATCATCGAAGAGTTCCGTCAGATCATGGCTCAGAACGAGTCGGAATAA
- the rnc gene encoding ribonuclease III, whose protein sequence is MEETALQQALGLPVKAAPLLRRALWHNSAIYEAGLTPLQGNERLEFLGDAVVELAVSRWLYETYPASAEGEMTALRAALVCEESLSACARRLGLGQWIKLGRGEREDGGAEKPAILGDLMEAVLGAVLLEYGFEQADRIIRRELLQNIDPFCYRDSLTHSWKNRLQELTQGNGISLKISYTTEKTGPDHAPLFLSHVFLGEDLYGEGEGKSKKESEQAAARSALTRLQRQLNQDENAGRGVD, encoded by the coding sequence ATGGAAGAGACCGCATTACAGCAGGCGTTAGGCTTGCCGGTCAAGGCAGCGCCGCTGCTGAGAAGAGCCTTGTGGCATAATTCAGCGATTTATGAGGCTGGGTTGACACCGCTGCAAGGCAATGAACGATTGGAATTTTTAGGTGATGCCGTGGTGGAGTTGGCGGTATCCCGCTGGCTTTACGAAACTTATCCGGCAAGCGCCGAAGGAGAAATGACAGCGCTGCGGGCGGCTTTGGTCTGCGAGGAAAGTCTGTCGGCTTGTGCCCGCCGTCTCGGTCTTGGCCAATGGATCAAGCTGGGGCGCGGCGAACGGGAAGACGGCGGAGCGGAAAAGCCGGCGATTCTGGGCGATTTAATGGAAGCGGTTCTGGGAGCCGTCCTGTTGGAATACGGTTTCGAGCAGGCTGACCGCATCATTCGCCGCGAATTGCTGCAAAATATCGATCCGTTTTGCTATCGCGACAGCCTGACGCACTCCTGGAAAAACCGCCTGCAGGAATTGACCCAAGGCAATGGCATCTCATTGAAAATCAGCTATACGACCGAAAAAACCGGGCCGGATCATGCCCCTCTCTTTTTATCCCATGTCTTCCTGGGAGAGGATCTATATGGTGAAGGCGAAGGGAAAAGCAAAAAAGAATCGGAACAGGCGGCTGCGCGCAGCGCGCTGACCCGGTTGCAGCGTCAGTTGAATCAAGACGAGAACGCAGGCAGGGGAGTGGATTAG
- the smc gene encoding chromosome segregation protein SMC, whose product MYLKAIELVGFKSFAERVRLDFADGMTTIVGANGSGKSNIIDAVLWVMGEQNSRNLRGAKMEEIIFSGSEKRKAVGMAEVTLLIDNQTGLLPIEYEEVAVKRRLFRDGTSEYYINNQHCRLRDVVELFLDTGVGKDSFSIISQGQVDAIITDKPAERRVIIEEVAGISKFKYRKKEAVQKMERLQERLQRVDDIIAELDTQLTPLRLQALKAEQYLQIKKKLNQAELAFYAAECEKNETEITTAERLYQKDQDQYAAAQAKLAAELAILEKLKLQQIQADSAIDEQNRKSNALGLSAERLRGEEKTLNERLQNLQQTRQRLTEAGESNRLRRRESVKRIAQREAEIADCRQEQQCLQQSLSAVNEELRQLAQRQQQQRQQRESISRQISQAEQSILRLQLQAESLRLETEALQQRLQGWDSEQKRLDGEQLAAEAAFQQWLTQTETLQRQLQQSQTISSRLQAEAAASAAAHQQKEQQLKLQQEQIRLKSARLHTLIDLADQMDGYQRGVKAVLAAKKNRVTSMEGVVDSVANLFSVAKKYETALEVALGGALQNLVVKDPQAAEHAIDWLKQQKSGRATFLPLTVVQGQRDAGLWQRISAKPGVLALATDLVQCEPLYRKIADHLLSGVIVTDNLATAGRLSAELAYRYRIVTLEGEVIYPGGAVTGGSLYQRGVGLLGREREIRQLEEELVQEKTAAMQLQTELTLLHQTMLQNVAEAEKQQLETEQLRQTENTQKESKAALQWKLAQIAENRQIFSKEERQAREKIERLAQERQQIVQQTQTETEQKSELSARLALADAEEDEQKRLQQEEERNQLKLRLAVNQQRLNELQRQQNEQQQQTTEMEAEREELASSLAALTIQESETAGEISAIRSALRDTLQQQQTAGQHLAEVRRNRLKFSESFQEQDDRIEQARRSEDAAREASYHSNLRLSRSQNERAYLAEKLMAEYQMLPAQLKEIDRSDLPAAGEALTKEITRLRAALREMGVVNLGAIEEKLRLEERRDFLDKQGADIRESCQGIWKVIAKIDKEMRERFEEAFRQVDQKFRLVFAELFGGGQAHLSLTEPEDMLTTGLEIIAQLPGKKAGNLSLLSGGEHALTAVALLIAILQVKKPPFCLLDEIESSLDEGNVKKVAKVLKTCAGDTQIISISHRKGMMEESDALIGVTMQTPGISSIISVRFHEREE is encoded by the coding sequence TTGTACCTGAAAGCAATTGAATTGGTGGGGTTTAAATCTTTTGCAGAGCGTGTTCGTCTCGATTTTGCCGACGGTATGACAACCATTGTCGGTGCCAATGGCAGCGGCAAGAGTAACATCATCGACGCGGTGTTATGGGTGATGGGTGAGCAGAATTCCCGCAATTTACGCGGGGCGAAGATGGAAGAAATCATTTTTTCCGGCAGTGAAAAGCGCAAAGCGGTCGGTATGGCGGAGGTCACCCTGCTGATCGATAATCAAACCGGTCTGCTGCCCATTGAGTATGAAGAAGTGGCAGTCAAACGGCGGTTGTTTCGCGACGGCACCAGTGAATATTATATCAATAATCAACATTGCCGCCTGAGAGATGTGGTGGAGTTGTTCCTGGATACCGGCGTTGGCAAAGATTCTTTTTCCATCATCAGCCAGGGTCAGGTGGATGCGATCATCACCGATAAACCGGCCGAGCGGCGCGTAATTATTGAAGAGGTAGCCGGCATTTCCAAATTCAAATACCGTAAAAAAGAAGCCGTGCAGAAAATGGAGCGGCTGCAGGAGCGGCTGCAGCGGGTGGATGATATCATCGCCGAATTGGATACGCAGCTTACACCCCTGCGGCTGCAGGCGCTCAAAGCGGAGCAATATCTGCAGATCAAAAAGAAGCTGAACCAAGCGGAACTGGCTTTTTATGCCGCCGAATGCGAAAAAAACGAAACGGAGATCACAACTGCCGAGCGGTTGTATCAGAAGGATCAGGATCAGTATGCGGCTGCGCAGGCAAAATTGGCGGCGGAACTGGCGATTCTGGAAAAGTTAAAACTGCAGCAGATCCAGGCAGATTCGGCGATCGACGAACAAAACAGGAAAAGCAATGCGCTGGGTCTGAGCGCAGAACGGCTGCGCGGTGAAGAAAAGACGCTCAACGAGCGGCTGCAGAATTTACAGCAGACAAGACAGCGGTTAACAGAAGCCGGAGAGAGCAATCGGCTGCGCCGTCGGGAATCTGTCAAACGGATAGCGCAAAGGGAGGCTGAGATTGCCGACTGCCGGCAGGAGCAGCAATGTCTGCAACAGAGTTTAAGCGCTGTCAATGAGGAATTACGGCAATTGGCGCAGCGGCAGCAGCAGCAACGGCAGCAGCGGGAGAGCATCAGCCGGCAGATCAGTCAGGCGGAGCAAAGTATCCTGCGGCTGCAGCTGCAAGCGGAAAGCCTGCGTTTGGAAACGGAAGCGCTGCAGCAGCGTTTGCAGGGTTGGGACAGCGAGCAAAAGCGGTTGGACGGCGAGCAACTGGCAGCCGAAGCAGCCTTTCAGCAATGGCTGACGCAAACCGAAACCCTGCAACGGCAATTGCAGCAAAGTCAAACGATCAGCAGTCGTTTACAGGCGGAAGCTGCGGCTTCGGCCGCTGCTCATCAGCAGAAGGAACAACAGCTGAAATTGCAGCAGGAGCAGATCCGGCTGAAGAGTGCTCGTCTTCACACTCTGATTGATCTGGCGGATCAGATGGACGGCTATCAGCGCGGCGTCAAAGCGGTGCTTGCGGCCAAGAAAAACCGGGTAACGTCCATGGAGGGTGTCGTTGATTCGGTCGCCAATTTATTCAGCGTGGCTAAAAAATATGAAACTGCCCTGGAAGTTGCTTTGGGCGGCGCCTTGCAAAATTTGGTAGTGAAAGACCCGCAGGCAGCGGAACACGCCATCGATTGGCTGAAACAGCAAAAAAGCGGCAGAGCAACCTTTTTGCCGCTGACAGTAGTGCAGGGACAGCGGGATGCCGGTCTGTGGCAGCGCATTTCCGCCAAACCCGGTGTGCTGGCTCTGGCCACGGATCTCGTGCAATGCGAGCCTCTCTATCGAAAAATCGCCGATCATTTGCTGAGTGGCGTGATCGTGACCGATAATCTGGCCACAGCCGGCCGGTTATCGGCAGAATTAGCCTACCGCTATCGGATTGTCACCCTGGAGGGAGAAGTCATCTATCCGGGTGGCGCCGTCACGGGCGGCAGCCTTTATCAGCGCGGTGTTGGCTTACTGGGGCGTGAACGCGAAATCAGACAGTTGGAAGAGGAGTTGGTTCAGGAGAAAACGGCTGCTATGCAACTGCAGACAGAATTGACACTGCTGCATCAAACGATGCTGCAAAACGTGGCAGAGGCAGAAAAGCAGCAACTGGAGACGGAACAGCTGCGGCAAACAGAGAACACGCAAAAAGAAAGCAAAGCGGCGCTGCAATGGAAACTGGCACAAATTGCGGAAAACCGGCAAATCTTCAGCAAAGAAGAACGGCAGGCACGGGAAAAAATCGAACGTTTAGCACAGGAAAGACAGCAAATTGTGCAGCAAACGCAAACCGAGACGGAGCAAAAAAGCGAATTGTCGGCTCGATTGGCTTTGGCGGATGCAGAGGAGGATGAGCAAAAACGTCTTCAGCAGGAAGAGGAGCGCAATCAGCTCAAACTCCGTTTGGCGGTCAACCAACAGCGCCTGAACGAACTGCAAAGGCAGCAAAACGAACAGCAGCAGCAAACAACGGAGATGGAAGCGGAACGGGAGGAGCTCGCCTCCAGCTTGGCGGCACTGACAATACAGGAAAGCGAAACCGCAGGCGAGATCAGCGCAATTCGCAGCGCTTTGCGGGATACGCTGCAACAGCAGCAGACGGCCGGGCAGCATTTAGCGGAGGTCAGGCGGAATCGTCTGAAATTCAGCGAATCATTTCAGGAACAGGATGACCGCATCGAACAGGCGCGCCGCAGCGAAGACGCAGCCCGGGAAGCTTCCTATCACAGCAATTTACGTCTCTCTCGCAGCCAAAACGAGCGCGCTTATTTAGCGGAAAAGCTGATGGCGGAGTACCAAATGCTGCCGGCGCAATTAAAAGAAATCGACCGCAGCGATCTGCCTGCCGCCGGAGAAGCCCTGACAAAAGAAATCACTCGGCTGCGGGCCGCTCTCAGAGAAATGGGTGTGGTTAATCTCGGCGCCATCGAAGAAAAATTACGTCTGGAAGAACGACGCGATTTTTTGGACAAGCAGGGGGCGGATATTCGCGAATCCTGCCAGGGTATTTGGAAAGTCATTGCCAAAATCGACAAAGAGATGCGGGAACGCTTTGAAGAAGCCTTCCGGCAAGTGGATCAGAAATTCCGGCTGGTCTTTGCGGAACTGTTTGGCGGCGGTCAGGCGCACTTGAGTCTGACGGAACCGGAGGATATGCTGACGACCGGTTTGGAAATCATCGCGCAACTGCCCGGCAAAAAAGCGGGTAATTTAAGTCTGCTTTCCGGCGGTGAGCATGCGCTGACCGCGGTAGCGCTGTTGATTGCTATCCTCCAGGTCAAGAAACCGCCCTTCTGTCTGCTGGATGAGATCGAATCGTCCCTGGATGAAGGAAATGTCAAGAAGGTCGCGAAAGTACTGAAAACATGCGCCGGGGATACGCAGATTATTTCCATTTCTCATCGCAAAGGTATGATGGAGGAGTCGGATGCGCTGATTGGGGTGACGATGCAGACTCCCGGCATCTCATCGATTATTTCGGTGCGCTTTCACGAGCGGGAAGAATAA
- the acpP gene encoding acyl carrier protein, which yields MDVFEKLKTIIVEKLKVAPEKVTLASDFKADFQADSIDLFELVMTMEDSFGVELDDDAVVQIKTVGDAVAFLQAKM from the coding sequence ATGGATGTATTTGAGAAATTAAAAACGATCATTGTGGAAAAATTGAAAGTTGCACCGGAGAAAGTGACGCTTGCCTCTGATTTCAAAGCGGATTTTCAGGCTGATTCCATCGATTTATTCGAGTTGGTGATGACCATGGAGGATTCCTTTGGAGTGGAACTGGATGACGATGCCGTTGTGCAGATCAAGACAGTCGGAGATGCCGTTGCCTTCCTGCAAGCCAAAATGTAA